From the Syngnathoides biaculeatus isolate LvHL_M chromosome 10, ASM1980259v1, whole genome shotgun sequence genome, one window contains:
- the p4htmb gene encoding transmembrane prolyl 4-hydroxylase, producing MTDKQEADDPTGATASSTRLGRLPGPKTSVCSRSYFVVVMVFFHVYIINVIVLLLYVHYSSGQEDARPGPPRDTSGVSGGKQNPLSPRPPSKAPLTRDISLPRIDGIRVGHVQKVSLVPGKVHEMRTLSLKPLLFEIPGFMSEEECRIVMQLAQLKGLMESQLMVQDGQEELAKELNISPEEIFNLLDINQDGQLQLHEILTHSRVRDGIWLTPENLQEIYAGLNADKDGNGLLSLEEFRLLSADAFQRFLLQQGVKRSQLVRNSRHTWLYQGKGAHQVLQDIKTRVTRLTRLPATLVDLSEPLQVVRYEEGGHYHAHHDSGPVYPETACTHTRLAANASTPFETSCRYITVLFYLNSVDGGGETAFPVADNRTFDEVSLIQNDVDLMDTRRNCDKSNLRVKPTKGKAVFWYNYLSDGKGWVGEQDEYALHGGCVVTRGTKWVANKWINIDPDFQRQARYEQLVSHRPEDEDDEELTSNFDIHQEL from the exons ATGACCGACAAGCAGGAGGCGGACGACCCCACCGGCGCCACCGCGTCATCGACGCGGCTCGGCCGGCTGCCTGGCCCGAAGACCAGTGTGTGCTCCCGCTCGTACTTCGTGGTGGTGATGGTGTTCTTCCACGTCTACATCATCAATGTGATCGTCCTCCTCTTGTACGTGCACTACAGCAGCGGGCAGGAGGACGCCAGGCCGGGTCCTCCTCGCGATACGTCGGGCGTCAGCGGCGGCAAGCAGAACCCGCTGTCGCCGCGTCCGCCATCCAAGGCACCGTTGACGCGTGACATTTCACTCCCACGCATCGACGGCATCCGA GTGGGACATGTTCAGAAGGTCTCATTAGTTCCTGGTAAAGTCCACGAAATGAGAACTTTGAGTCTGAAGCCTCTGCTCTTTG AGATCCCCGGGTTCATGTCAGAGGAAGAGTGCCGCATTGTGATGCAGCTGGCACAGCTAAAGGGCTTAATGGAAAGTCAGCTGATGGTGCAAGACGGCCAGGAGGAGCTGGCCAAGGAGCTCAACATCAGCCCAGAGGAGATCTTCAACCTTCTAGATATCAACCAGGACGGACAGCTGCAGCTCCATGAG ATACTGACTCATTCTCGAGTGAGGGACGGCATTTGGCTTACGCCGGAAAATTTGCAAGAAATCTATGCCGGGCTCAATGCGGATAAAGATGGGAATG GTTTGCTGAGTTTAGAAGAGTTCAGGCTTCTGAGTGCCGACGCCTTCCAGCGCTTTCTGCTGCAACAGGGGGTTAAAAGGAGCCAGCTGGTGAGGAACAGCAGACACACTTGGCTGTACCAGGGAAAAGGAGCCCATCAGGTCCTTCAAGACATTAAGACAAG AGTGACTCGTCTCACGCGTCTGCCAGCCACACTGGTGGATCTAAGTGAGCCGCTGCAGGTGGTCCGCTACGAGGAGGGCGGGCACTACCACGCCCATCACGACAGCGGACCCGTCTACCCAGAAACCGCGTGTACTCACACACGTCTCGCGGCCAACGCCTCAACCCCTTTCGAGACATCCTGCAG GTACATCACTGTTCTCTTCTACCTGAACTCTGTTGACGGGGGCGGGGAGACCGCATTCCCTGTGGCAGACAACAGGACCTTTGATGAAGTG tctctcATTCAGAATGATGTCGATCTCATGGACACAAGGAGGAATTGTGACAAGAGTAACCTAAGGGTGAAACCTACCAAAGGGAAAGCCGTTTTCTGGTACAACTACCTTTCTGATGGAAAAG GATGGGTTGGAGAGCAAGATGAATACGCTCTGCACGGAGGCTGCGTGGTCACCCGCGGCACTAAATGGGTCGCCAAtaaatggatcaatattgatccaGATTTCCAACGTCAGGCTCGCTACGAGCAGCTGGTGTCCCACCGGCcagaggatgaggatgatgaagagTTGACATCGAATTTCGATATCCATCAAGAATTGTAG